A region of Leclercia adecarboxylata DNA encodes the following proteins:
- a CDS encoding capsule biosynthesis protein, whose product MEEQAIRHLLNGRRYLLLQGPMGPCFARLATWLQHSHREVKQVCFNAGDAWYAAKETSLHYTGPVKNFAFWLRDLHKDYAFDTIVCFGDCRPMHIEAKKWARSKSIDFLAFEEGYFRPFYITLEKGGVNAFSSMPIDAKYYREQPLPELPTPTPWKPSAFNRAAHAMLYYAAGWFGRHRYRGYRHHKSFSPWYEMRCWFRAGRRKLWYRWKQRHMLSHITQTLDNEYYLAILQVYNDSQIIHHSPYKDVRDYIETVIRSFARHAPKERHLVFKHHPMDRGHRFYGVLINTLCEKYGIAGRVIYIHDLSLPALLTHTRGVITVNSTAGLSALIHNKPLKVMGKALYDIDGLTWQGPLNQFWQANFAPDKQLFQRFRTHLLYHTQINAVFYGKSDWLNVPTALPLPEALTDSEPEH is encoded by the coding sequence ATGGAAGAGCAAGCTATCCGCCATTTACTCAATGGCCGCCGATATCTTTTGTTACAAGGACCGATGGGCCCCTGCTTTGCGCGTCTGGCGACCTGGCTGCAGCACAGCCACCGCGAAGTGAAGCAGGTCTGCTTTAATGCCGGAGATGCCTGGTATGCCGCGAAAGAGACGTCGCTGCACTACACCGGCCCGGTGAAAAACTTTGCCTTCTGGCTGCGCGATCTGCACAAAGACTACGCCTTCGATACCATCGTCTGCTTCGGCGATTGCCGTCCGATGCATATCGAAGCGAAGAAGTGGGCGCGCAGTAAATCCATCGACTTTCTCGCGTTTGAGGAGGGGTATTTCCGTCCGTTCTATATCACCCTCGAAAAAGGCGGCGTGAACGCCTTCTCCTCGATGCCCATCGACGCGAAATACTACCGCGAACAGCCCCTGCCGGAGCTGCCGACCCCGACGCCGTGGAAGCCGAGCGCCTTTAACCGCGCCGCCCACGCCATGCTCTACTACGCGGCGGGCTGGTTTGGCCGCCATCGCTATCGCGGCTACCGCCACCACAAGTCGTTTTCCCCGTGGTATGAGATGCGCTGCTGGTTCCGTGCCGGTCGCCGCAAGCTGTGGTACCGCTGGAAGCAGCGCCACATGCTGAGCCATATCACCCAGACGCTGGATAACGAGTACTACCTGGCGATTTTGCAGGTCTATAACGACAGCCAGATTATTCACCACAGCCCGTATAAAGACGTGCGTGACTATATCGAAACCGTGATCCGCTCCTTTGCCCGCCATGCGCCGAAGGAGCGCCATCTGGTGTTCAAGCATCACCCGATGGATCGTGGTCACCGTTTTTATGGCGTGCTGATTAACACCCTGTGCGAGAAATACGGCATCGCTGGCCGGGTGATCTATATCCACGACCTCTCCCTGCCCGCCCTGTTGACCCACACCCGGGGGGTGATCACCGTTAACAGCACCGCCGGGCTGTCGGCGCTGATCCACAACAAACCGCTGAAGGTAATGGGCAAAGCGCTGTACGACATCGACGGCTTAACCTGGCAGGGGCCGCTGAACCAGTTCTGGCAGGCGAACTTCGCCCCGGACAAACAGCTGTTCCAGCGTTTTCGTACCCATCTGCTCTATCACACGCAGATCAACGCCGTGTTTTACGGGAAGTCCGACTGGCTCAACGTCCCGACGGCCCTTCCCCTGCCGGAAGCCCTTACCGATTCCGAACCCGAACACTAA
- a CDS encoding capsular polysaccharide biosynthesis protein, with the protein MKFYTGSAGILARKAQLEPMLGRPLHAFKSSMPLAQDDVLVGWGQKANTRQIKQKAHELGLPYWQLEDGFIGYIGHPARGGKAVSLIADPVGIYYDARQPSRLEQLIATPCDDKMLVRAEALVSALLRHGITKYNCYAAGSGLPDALAARLHGDARPKILLIDQVAGDLSIPGALASEDDFVEMVAAARRNHPGARLLLRTHPDTRLGKKSGVLARLELDDVEVVADHCHPHALLNEVEAVYTVSSQMGFEALLLGKTVYCFGMPFYAGWGLTHDSKSCPRRQTQVSLPQLVAAALILYPRYLDPVLGQRCEVEQVLEIVAGQQSPAPQYRRLYMVGFSLWKRAFMRAFCQPLAEELRFVRTLPQQLAADEQVLVWGSRHPELQSAIRVEDGFIRSRGLGSNLCRPSSLSIDPVGIYFDSRRPSGLEQLLNQHQLTDQELTRGAALVDLLRRHGVSKYNVGTVQPFTPPGDGRTLVLVVGQVDGDASILTGSPVVRSNEALLWAVRAARPEAHILFKPHPDVVAGNRAGAISDACLASCVDSQVLDLGLTSLYPHVDELHTMTSLSGFEALVQGVKVTTWGQPFYSGWGLTEDMHPAPRRQRTLPLAALVYLTLVAYPRYIDWQSGLWMSPEQLIRQLAVQGNSSSQKASRWQRWQLKLSYLAQTLR; encoded by the coding sequence ATGAAATTCTATACAGGTTCAGCCGGGATCCTGGCCCGAAAAGCGCAGCTCGAGCCGATGCTGGGCCGCCCGTTACACGCCTTCAAATCCAGCATGCCGCTGGCGCAAGACGATGTCCTGGTCGGCTGGGGCCAGAAAGCCAATACCCGCCAGATCAAACAAAAAGCCCATGAACTCGGGTTGCCGTACTGGCAGCTGGAAGATGGCTTTATCGGGTATATTGGCCATCCCGCCCGAGGGGGCAAAGCCGTCTCCCTGATCGCCGATCCTGTAGGTATTTACTACGACGCCCGCCAGCCGAGCCGCCTTGAGCAGCTGATTGCCACGCCATGCGATGACAAGATGCTGGTCCGCGCTGAGGCACTGGTGTCTGCGCTGCTGCGACACGGCATCACCAAGTACAACTGCTATGCCGCGGGCAGCGGTTTACCCGACGCCCTGGCGGCACGTCTGCACGGCGACGCGCGCCCGAAAATCTTGCTGATCGACCAGGTGGCGGGGGATCTCTCCATCCCCGGCGCGCTGGCGAGCGAAGACGATTTTGTTGAGATGGTGGCGGCGGCGCGACGTAACCACCCGGGCGCCCGCCTGCTGCTGCGTACCCATCCGGATACCCGGCTGGGTAAAAAGAGCGGCGTGCTGGCGCGTCTGGAACTGGATGACGTGGAAGTGGTGGCCGATCACTGCCATCCCCACGCCCTGCTGAACGAGGTGGAGGCGGTCTATACCGTCTCCTCCCAGATGGGCTTTGAAGCGCTGCTGCTCGGCAAAACGGTGTACTGCTTCGGCATGCCGTTTTACGCCGGGTGGGGATTAACCCACGACAGCAAATCCTGCCCGCGTCGCCAGACGCAGGTCAGCCTGCCCCAGCTGGTAGCGGCGGCGCTGATCCTCTATCCACGCTATCTGGACCCAGTGCTGGGCCAGCGCTGCGAAGTGGAGCAGGTACTGGAGATCGTTGCCGGTCAGCAGAGTCCTGCGCCACAGTATCGCCGCCTCTACATGGTGGGCTTCTCGCTGTGGAAGCGCGCCTTTATGCGCGCCTTCTGCCAGCCGCTGGCCGAGGAGCTGCGCTTTGTGCGCACGTTACCGCAACAGCTGGCCGCCGACGAGCAGGTGCTGGTGTGGGGCAGCCGCCACCCTGAACTCCAGAGCGCCATCCGGGTGGAAGATGGCTTTATCCGCTCCCGGGGGCTGGGCTCGAACCTGTGCCGCCCGTCGTCGCTCTCCATCGACCCGGTGGGGATCTACTTCGACAGCCGCCGTCCGAGCGGGCTGGAGCAGCTGCTTAATCAGCATCAGCTCACCGACCAGGAGTTAACCCGCGGTGCCGCGCTGGTGGATCTGCTTCGCCGGCACGGGGTGAGCAAATACAACGTTGGCACCGTCCAGCCGTTTACCCCACCGGGGGACGGTCGAACGCTGGTGCTGGTGGTGGGCCAGGTGGATGGCGATGCCTCGATCCTCACCGGCAGCCCGGTCGTGCGCAGCAACGAAGCGCTGCTGTGGGCGGTACGCGCCGCAAGACCGGAGGCGCACATCCTGTTTAAACCGCACCCGGACGTGGTGGCGGGCAACCGGGCAGGCGCCATCTCGGACGCCTGTCTGGCCAGCTGCGTCGACAGCCAGGTGCTGGATCTGGGTCTCACCAGCCTCTATCCCCACGTGGACGAGCTGCACACCATGACCTCGCTGAGCGGGTTCGAAGCGCTGGTGCAGGGGGTGAAGGTCACCACCTGGGGCCAGCCGTTCTACAGCGGCTGGGGGCTGACCGAAGATATGCACCCTGCCCCGCGTCGCCAGCGCACCTTGCCCCTGGCAGCGCTGGTCTATCTGACGCTGGTGGCCTATCCGCGCTACATCGACTGGCAGAGCGGGCTGTGGATGAGCCCGGAACAGTTAATACGCCAGCTGGCCGTGCAGGGTAACTCCTCATCGCAAAAAGCCAGCCGCTGGCAGCGCTGGCAGCTCAAACTGAGCTATCTGGCGCAGACGCTTCGTTAG
- a CDS encoding YbdD/YjiX family protein, whose amino-acid sequence MFGNLGEAKKYLGQAAKMLIGIPDYDNYVEHMKTNHPDKPYMTYNEFFRERQEARYGGGGEGGVRCC is encoded by the coding sequence ATGTTTGGTAACTTAGGCGAAGCAAAAAAATACCTCGGTCAGGCGGCGAAAATGCTGATTGGCATTCCGGACTATGACAACTACGTTGAGCATATGAAGACCAACCATCCGGATAAGCCGTACATGACCTACAACGAATTCTTCCGCGAGCGTCAGGAAGCGCGCTACGGCGGAGGTGGAGAAGGCGGCGTACGCTGCTGCTGA
- a CDS encoding helix-turn-helix transcriptional regulator, translated as MTIPTRSRSAERLVDILLELHLHGVVNRQALMHKFNITERTVYRDLNALSPIVEYTGDGQYRLIHAPQGHAGQGLHHVIANFLNVDDYFPEKGGDFWEKLEARAEENHIMILGGDAERKEKWDIHAQLAAFEKAIKSQQVCQILYKGKTRQVNPYKVINKKNIWYLQATENGRLKSFSLSLIQWLDIRSETFTPDNDTLELLEKNPDPWVSEETFEVDVLIPAAIAHYFKRRDLLPGQEVLAEDKHGITLRCHAAHENQILPLLFYWLPNIQVLEPAWLRQKFVATLETYLAEVECSP; from the coding sequence ATGACAATTCCGACCAGGAGTCGCTCGGCTGAAAGGTTGGTAGATATTCTGCTGGAGCTTCATTTACACGGCGTGGTTAACCGCCAGGCATTGATGCATAAATTTAATATTACTGAGCGCACCGTCTATCGCGATCTGAATGCACTTTCGCCGATTGTGGAGTACACCGGAGACGGGCAGTACCGGCTTATTCATGCCCCGCAGGGTCATGCCGGTCAGGGGCTGCATCACGTCATTGCTAACTTCCTGAATGTGGATGACTATTTCCCTGAAAAGGGGGGCGATTTCTGGGAGAAACTGGAGGCAAGAGCGGAAGAAAACCATATTATGATCCTCGGTGGCGATGCCGAGCGAAAAGAGAAATGGGATATTCACGCCCAGCTGGCGGCCTTCGAAAAGGCGATTAAGAGCCAGCAGGTTTGCCAGATCCTGTATAAAGGAAAGACCCGACAGGTTAATCCTTATAAAGTAATTAACAAAAAGAATATATGGTATTTACAAGCCACCGAAAACGGCAGATTGAAATCGTTTTCTTTAAGCCTGATCCAGTGGCTGGATATTCGCAGCGAAACCTTCACTCCGGATAACGACACCCTCGAATTGCTGGAAAAGAATCCCGACCCGTGGGTCAGCGAAGAGACTTTCGAAGTGGATGTCCTTATTCCCGCCGCCATCGCGCACTATTTTAAACGCCGCGATCTGCTGCCCGGCCAGGAGGTTCTGGCGGAAGACAAACACGGCATTACCCTGCGCTGCCACGCGGCCCATGAAAACCAGATCCTGCCCCTGCTCTTCTACTGGCTGCCCAACATTCAGGTGCTGGAACCGGCCTGGCTGAGGCAGAAGTTCGTTGCCACTCTGGAAACCTATCTGGCTGAGGTGGAGTGCTCCCCCTGA
- the yjiA gene encoding GTPase, translating to MTPIAVTLLTGFLGAGKTTLLRHILNEQHGFKIAVIENEFGEVSVDDQLIGDRATQIKTLTNGCICCTRSNELEDALLDLLDSRDRGEIDFDRLVIECTGMADPGPIIQTFFSHELLCQRYLLDGVIALVDAVHADDQMNQFTIAQSQVGYADRILLTKTDVAGESDKLRERLTRINSRAPIYTVTFGDIDLAQLFNTNGFMLEENVTTRPRFHFMADKQNDVSSIVVELDYPVDISEVSRVMENLLLSFADKLLRYKGMLWIDGEPNRLLFQGVQRLYSADWDRPWGDEPPHSVMVFIGLELPEDEIRAGFAALRK from the coding sequence ATGACACCGATTGCAGTTACCCTACTCACCGGCTTTCTCGGCGCCGGCAAAACCACCCTGCTGCGCCACATCCTCAACGAACAGCACGGCTTCAAAATCGCGGTTATCGAGAACGAGTTCGGTGAAGTCTCGGTGGACGACCAGCTGATTGGCGATCGCGCAACCCAGATCAAAACCCTGACCAACGGCTGCATCTGCTGCACCCGCTCAAACGAACTTGAAGATGCCCTGCTCGACCTGCTCGACAGCCGCGATCGCGGTGAGATCGATTTCGACCGCCTGGTGATTGAGTGCACCGGCATGGCCGACCCTGGCCCGATTATCCAGACCTTTTTCTCCCACGAGCTCCTCTGTCAGCGCTATCTGCTGGACGGCGTGATCGCCCTGGTCGACGCGGTGCACGCCGACGACCAGATGAACCAGTTCACCATCGCCCAGTCGCAGGTGGGCTACGCCGACCGCATCCTGCTGACCAAAACCGACGTGGCGGGCGAGAGCGATAAACTCCGCGAACGCCTGACGCGCATCAACTCGCGCGCGCCAATCTATACCGTCACCTTTGGCGATATCGACCTGGCACAGCTGTTCAACACCAACGGCTTTATGCTGGAAGAGAACGTCACCACCAGACCGCGTTTCCACTTTATGGCCGACAAGCAGAACGACGTCTCCTCGATTGTCGTCGAGTTGGATTACCCGGTGGATATCAGCGAGGTCTCACGGGTAATGGAGAACCTGCTGCTGTCGTTTGCCGACAAACTACTGCGCTACAAAGGGATGCTGTGGATCGACGGCGAACCGAACCGCCTGCTGTTCCAGGGCGTGCAGCGCCTGTACAGCGCCGACTGGGACCGCCCGTGGGGCGACGAGCCGCCGCACAGCGTGATGGTGTTTATCGGTTTAGAATTGCCGGAAGATGAGATCCGGGCGGGGTTCGCGGCGTTGCGTAAATAG
- a CDS encoding carbon starvation CstA family protein gives MDIKKLLKHVPWLLLGILGACCLAVVALRRGEHISALWIVVASVSVYLVAYRYYSLYIAQKVMKLDPTRATPAVINNDGLNYVPTNRYVLFGHHFAAIAGAGPLVGPVLAAQMGYLPGTLWLLAGVVLAGAVQDFMVLFISSRRNGASLGEMIKEEMGRVPGTIALFGCFLIMIIILAVLALIVVKALAESPWGVFTVCSTVPIALFMGIYMRFLRPGRVGEVSVIGIVLLVASIYFGGVIAHDPYWGPALTFKDTTITFVLVGYAFVSALLPVWLILAPRDYLATFLKIGVIVGLAIGIVIINPELKMPAVTQYVDGTGPLWKGALFPFLFITIACGAVSGFHALIASGTTPKLLANENDARLIGYGAMLMESFVAIMALVAASIIEPGLYFAMNTPPAGLGITMPNLHEMGGDNAALIMAQLKDASAHAAATVSSWGFVISPEQIMQTAKDIGEPSVLNRAGGAPTLAVGIAHVFHKVLPWADMGFWYHFGILFEALFILTALDAGTRAGRFMLQDLLGNFVPFLKKTDSLVAGILGTAGCVGLWGYLLYQGVVDPLGGVKSLWPLFGISNQMLAAVALVLGTVVLVKMKRTKYIWVTVVPALWLLLCTTWALGLKLFSTNPQLEGFFFMANQYKEKIAAGGGELTAQQVANMNHIVVNNYTNAGLSILFLVVVYSIIFYGIKTWMKVRNADGRTDKETPYVPVPEGGVKTSSHH, from the coding sequence ATGGATATCAAAAAACTACTTAAGCACGTTCCCTGGCTGCTGCTCGGGATCCTCGGTGCCTGTTGTCTGGCCGTCGTCGCCCTGCGCCGCGGCGAGCACATCAGCGCCCTGTGGATCGTCGTGGCCTCCGTGTCGGTCTATCTGGTGGCGTACCGCTACTACAGTCTCTACATCGCGCAGAAGGTCATGAAGCTCGACCCGACCCGCGCCACCCCGGCGGTCATCAACAATGACGGCCTGAACTACGTGCCAACCAACCGCTACGTGCTGTTTGGTCACCACTTTGCGGCCATCGCAGGCGCGGGTCCGCTGGTCGGCCCGGTCCTGGCGGCGCAGATGGGCTACCTGCCGGGTACCCTGTGGCTGCTCGCGGGCGTGGTGCTGGCGGGTGCGGTGCAGGACTTTATGGTGCTGTTTATCTCTTCCCGCCGTAACGGCGCATCTCTGGGTGAGATGATCAAAGAAGAGATGGGCCGCGTGCCGGGCACCATCGCCCTGTTCGGCTGCTTCCTGATCATGATCATCATCCTTGCGGTGCTGGCGCTGATCGTGGTGAAAGCGCTGGCGGAAAGCCCGTGGGGCGTGTTCACCGTCTGCTCAACCGTGCCGATTGCGCTGTTCATGGGGATCTACATGCGATTCCTGCGTCCTGGCCGCGTGGGTGAAGTGTCGGTGATCGGGATTGTGCTGCTGGTGGCGTCGATTTACTTCGGCGGCGTGATTGCCCACGACCCGTACTGGGGCCCGGCGCTGACCTTTAAAGACACCACCATCACCTTCGTACTGGTTGGCTATGCCTTTGTCTCTGCCCTGCTGCCGGTATGGCTGATTCTGGCGCCGCGCGACTATCTGGCGACCTTCCTGAAAATCGGCGTGATCGTCGGGCTGGCGATCGGCATCGTGATCATCAACCCTGAGTTGAAAATGCCTGCGGTGACCCAGTACGTTGACGGTACCGGTCCACTGTGGAAAGGCGCGCTGTTCCCGTTCCTGTTTATCACCATCGCCTGCGGTGCGGTCTCTGGCTTCCACGCCCTGATCGCCTCCGGCACCACGCCAAAACTGCTGGCGAACGAAAACGACGCCCGTCTGATCGGCTACGGCGCAATGCTGATGGAGTCCTTCGTGGCCATCATGGCGCTGGTGGCAGCGTCCATCATCGAGCCGGGTCTCTACTTCGCGATGAACACCCCACCAGCAGGCCTGGGCATCACCATGCCGAACCTGCATGAGATGGGCGGTGACAACGCGGCGCTGATCATGGCGCAGCTGAAAGATGCGAGCGCCCACGCGGCGGCGACCGTCAGTTCCTGGGGCTTTGTGATCTCCCCTGAGCAGATCATGCAGACCGCGAAGGACATCGGCGAACCGTCGGTTCTGAACCGTGCCGGTGGCGCACCGACCCTGGCGGTCGGTATCGCTCACGTGTTCCACAAAGTGCTGCCATGGGCGGACATGGGCTTCTGGTACCACTTCGGTATTCTGTTCGAGGCGCTGTTCATCCTCACCGCGCTGGACGCCGGTACCCGTGCAGGCCGATTTATGCTGCAGGATCTGCTGGGTAACTTCGTGCCGTTCCTGAAGAAAACCGACTCGCTGGTGGCGGGTATCCTGGGCACCGCGGGCTGCGTTGGCCTGTGGGGTTATCTGCTTTATCAGGGCGTTGTCGACCCGCTGGGCGGCGTGAAGAGCCTGTGGCCACTGTTCGGTATCTCTAACCAGATGCTGGCGGCGGTCGCCCTGGTGCTCGGCACCGTGGTGCTGGTGAAGATGAAGCGCACTAAATACATCTGGGTGACCGTGGTGCCAGCCCTCTGGCTGCTGCTCTGCACCACCTGGGCGCTGGGTCTGAAACTGTTCAGCACCAACCCGCAGCTGGAAGGCTTCTTCTTCATGGCTAACCAGTACAAAGAGAAGATTGCCGCAGGCGGCGGTGAGCTGACGGCCCAGCAGGTTGCCAACATGAACCATATCGTGGTGAACAACTACACCAACGCGGGTCTGAGCATTCTGTTCCTGGTGGTGGTCTACAGCATCATCTTCTACGGCATCAAAACCTGGATGAAAGTGCGTAACGCCGACGGCCGTACCGATAAAGAGACCCCGTACGTCCCGGTTCCTGAAGGCGGCGTGAAGACCTCTTCACACCATTAA